One part of the Polycyclovorans algicola TG408 genome encodes these proteins:
- a CDS encoding TonB-dependent receptor, with the protein MRYSSYHAGLIAAFLATTPYFVQAQDVARSGSVQGTVRAADTGRPLVGARVQVVGSETSVVTDEAGRFVLTGLPTGAVVLDVRYEGNDSERVDATVTAGARTDLDIAVGAEPTAVDNIVVRSQRIALNDSLNRYRTSDSISNYLSADDTGQFVDQNVAENLQRLPGISITRDQGEGRFVSVRGVNANLSTVTINGMRIGTPEAGDRAVPLDVIPSGSVDLLEVTKIPTPDMPGDAIGGAIDVRSGSPFDADRDNPFRVRAEAEYSELNDEINPDLRVNYDQVVSFGSGTDNLGISIGANYVNRDFESDNIEGAYDFITDQAGNEQFALIETQQRKYFVERERLGANVNLEYRPTFDDSVFFNMLYSEFTDAEERQRSIVVFEDGTLTNFDGVNGTYEGIEPDSFRRRTRFRTKEQDTVAASIGAEHIRGDWTMDYRLGHSITRERVPDEREGRFEYDLGPLDATFTQGRGIPTFEILSAGAPDTTYLRNANYLLDRVVLEPIAVDDNDTTLSFNAERDRAFGIDGLVMKAGLDYRLKSKDSNVDETELRDVAAVILDDFTTGAPSYPFGDIGDGINGRAFQGFFAANRNQFNERPQDVQENLELNSAEDFTADENVLAGYVMGTVEWSRWKLITGVRVEQTDYSADGNQLEFDVNGDLTLNPRSVDSDYTNVLPAVHLRYEPSDTVVMRAAWSNTIARPSFSDISPRASINREDMEVEVGNPELDPFESMNLDFLVDWYPGGGAVLSAGVFYKDIDNFVAEFTTDNDPEFAGFEVTRPVNSTEASIVGFEFNVEQQLGAWVPALNDFLVGANFTFLDTDLKLAERQGESFSLPQSPDEVANLYIGYERGRFSGRLSYSQRGEFIDEVGDDRNFDIFVEQSSQLDLTAAYRLTDAFDLLAEARNLVDDPLELYQGSRANTLQFEEYGRSFALGIRGRF; encoded by the coding sequence ATGCGCTATTCCAGTTATCACGCCGGCTTGATCGCCGCCTTTCTGGCGACCACGCCCTACTTTGTGCAGGCGCAGGATGTGGCCCGCAGCGGCTCGGTGCAGGGTACGGTTCGTGCCGCCGACACCGGCCGGCCACTGGTTGGCGCCCGGGTGCAGGTGGTTGGCAGCGAAACCTCGGTGGTCACCGATGAGGCCGGGCGCTTCGTGCTGACCGGTCTGCCGACCGGCGCGGTCGTGCTCGACGTTCGCTATGAAGGCAACGACAGCGAACGCGTCGATGCCACGGTGACCGCCGGTGCCCGTACCGATCTGGACATCGCGGTGGGTGCAGAGCCGACCGCCGTGGACAACATTGTGGTGCGCTCGCAGCGCATCGCCCTGAACGATTCGCTGAACCGGTACCGCACCAGCGACAGCATCAGCAACTACCTGTCGGCCGACGACACCGGTCAGTTTGTGGACCAGAACGTGGCCGAAAACCTGCAGCGTCTGCCGGGCATCTCGATCACCCGCGACCAGGGCGAAGGGCGGTTCGTGTCGGTGCGCGGCGTCAATGCCAATCTCAGCACCGTGACCATCAACGGCATGCGCATCGGCACACCGGAAGCGGGTGATCGCGCGGTACCGCTGGACGTGATTCCCTCGGGCTCGGTCGATCTGCTGGAAGTGACCAAGATTCCGACGCCGGACATGCCGGGCGATGCCATTGGCGGCGCCATCGACGTGCGGTCCGGCTCGCCGTTTGATGCCGACCGTGACAACCCCTTCCGGGTGCGTGCCGAGGCGGAGTACAGCGAGCTGAACGACGAGATCAACCCGGATCTGCGCGTCAACTACGACCAGGTGGTGAGCTTCGGCTCGGGTACCGACAATCTGGGCATCTCGATTGGCGCCAACTACGTCAACCGCGACTTCGAGTCGGACAACATCGAGGGAGCCTACGACTTCATCACCGATCAGGCCGGCAACGAGCAGTTCGCACTGATCGAGACCCAGCAGCGCAAATACTTTGTCGAACGTGAGCGCCTTGGCGCCAACGTCAATCTTGAATACCGCCCGACCTTCGACGATTCGGTGTTTTTCAACATGCTGTACAGCGAGTTCACCGACGCCGAGGAGCGTCAGCGCAGCATCGTGGTGTTTGAAGACGGCACCCTCACCAACTTCGACGGCGTGAATGGCACTTACGAGGGCATCGAGCCGGATTCATTCCGTCGTCGCACCCGCTTCCGCACCAAGGAGCAGGACACCGTGGCGGCATCGATCGGCGCCGAACACATTCGCGGCGACTGGACGATGGATTACCGGCTGGGTCACTCGATCACCCGCGAGCGCGTGCCCGACGAGCGCGAGGGCCGCTTTGAATATGACCTGGGGCCACTGGATGCCACGTTCACGCAAGGCAGGGGGATTCCCACGTTCGAGATCCTGTCGGCTGGCGCGCCAGACACGACCTACTTGCGCAATGCCAACTACCTGTTGGACCGAGTGGTACTGGAACCGATTGCCGTTGACGATAACGACACCACCCTGAGTTTCAATGCCGAACGTGACCGGGCGTTCGGGATTGACGGCTTGGTGATGAAGGCCGGTCTTGACTATCGGCTCAAGTCAAAGGATTCGAATGTCGACGAGACAGAACTGCGCGACGTCGCCGCCGTGATTCTTGACGACTTCACCACCGGCGCGCCCAGCTATCCGTTCGGAGACATCGGCGACGGCATAAACGGCCGTGCCTTCCAGGGTTTCTTCGCCGCCAACCGGAATCAATTCAACGAGCGGCCTCAGGATGTACAGGAGAATCTCGAACTGAACTCGGCCGAGGACTTCACCGCCGACGAGAACGTTCTGGCGGGGTACGTCATGGGCACCGTCGAGTGGTCGCGCTGGAAGCTGATCACCGGGGTGCGCGTCGAGCAGACCGACTATTCGGCCGATGGCAACCAGCTTGAGTTCGACGTCAACGGTGACCTGACACTGAATCCGCGCAGTGTTGATTCGGACTACACCAACGTGTTGCCGGCGGTGCATCTGCGCTATGAGCCCAGCGACACGGTGGTGATGCGGGCGGCATGGTCCAACACCATCGCCAGACCGAGCTTCTCCGATATTTCGCCGCGCGCCAGCATCAATCGCGAGGACATGGAAGTGGAAGTCGGCAACCCGGAACTTGACCCCTTTGAGTCGATGAACCTCGATTTTCTGGTGGACTGGTATCCGGGCGGCGGGGCGGTACTGTCGGCCGGGGTGTTCTACAAGGACATCGACAACTTCGTGGCCGAGTTCACGACCGACAACGATCCCGAATTTGCGGGCTTTGAGGTCACCCGGCCGGTCAACAGCACTGAGGCCTCCATTGTCGGGTTCGAGTTCAACGTCGAGCAGCAGTTGGGCGCGTGGGTGCCGGCACTCAACGACTTCCTGGTGGGCGCCAACTTCACCTTCCTCGACACCGACCTGAAACTGGCCGAGCGTCAAGGCGAGTCGTTCTCGCTGCCGCAGTCGCCGGACGAGGTGGCCAACCTCTACATCGGCTACGAACGCGGCCGGTTCAGCGGTCGCCTGAGCTACTCGCAGCGCGGTGAGTTCATCGATGAAGTGGGTGACGACCGCAACTTCGACATCTTCGTTGAGCAGAGCAGCCAGCTTGATCTCACGGCGGCATATCGCCTGACCGATGCTTTCGATCTGCTGGCTGAAGCCCGCAATCTGGTCGACGACCCGCTTGAGCTGTATCAGGGCAGCCGGGCGAACACGCTGCAGTTCGAGGAATACGGACGCAGCTTCGCGCTGGGTATTCGCGGCCGCTTCTGA
- a CDS encoding LemA family protein, producing MNKGAGQMVWFIGLGIVAVLLLYAVVIYNALVNLKHAVSKSWSNIDVLLKQRNEELPKLVETCRQYMQFERDTLERVMAARQGAQLAQQKGDVSGIGKSESIIRSALGNITATVEAYPELAANQSIQTLLSRVTALENAISDRREFYNESVNVLNVRIEQVPDVIIARMTGFQAATLLEFPAEELRNPDIKALFES from the coding sequence ATGAACAAGGGAGCGGGCCAGATGGTGTGGTTTATCGGGCTGGGCATTGTCGCGGTGCTGCTGCTCTACGCGGTGGTCATCTACAACGCTTTGGTCAACCTCAAGCACGCGGTGTCGAAAAGCTGGAGCAACATTGACGTACTGCTCAAGCAGCGCAACGAAGAATTGCCGAAGCTGGTCGAAACCTGCCGCCAATACATGCAATTTGAGCGCGACACCCTCGAGCGCGTCATGGCCGCCCGCCAGGGCGCGCAACTGGCCCAACAGAAGGGCGACGTCAGCGGTATCGGCAAGTCGGAAAGCATCATCCGCTCGGCGCTGGGCAACATCACCGCCACGGTCGAGGCCTATCCCGAGCTGGCGGCCAACCAGTCGATCCAGACCCTGCTGTCGCGGGTCACGGCGCTGGAAAACGCGATTTCAGACCGGCGCGAGTTCTACAACGAGAGCGTCAACGTGCTCAACGTGCGCATCGAGCAGGTGCCGGACGTGATCATTGCCCGCATGACCGGCTTTCAGGCGGCGACGCTGCTGGAATTCCCTGCCGAAGAACTGCGCAACCCCGACATCAAGGCCCTGTTCGAAAGTTGA
- a CDS encoding GIDE domain-containing protein yields the protein MLDQLDAQFTTAAALPDAQFYGVVAVLLLATLGALYFGLRALTHARWIADLPTSRIASAAQGYLELEGNADLLPGPQIISPLSHTPCAWWWFRIEKKVTRYRNGRRETRWQTLDHRQSDELFLLRDGSGECIVDPDGAQVIPSLKRRWTGPSRHPGPPPAKRQWLSFGNYRFTEQLLQLGDAVCALGYFRTQHGVQDFDERSDVRQLLAKWKADKAGLLQRFDADGDGEISVEEWHSARQEALKTVRQQHVEQAVTPDFNVLGAPPDRRPFLLSAVPQAQIQGRKQWQGWGLAGVSIALFTVLATLIQTRLAMA from the coding sequence GTGCTGGATCAACTCGACGCCCAGTTCACGACCGCTGCCGCCCTGCCTGACGCCCAGTTTTATGGCGTTGTGGCGGTGCTGCTGCTGGCCACGCTCGGCGCGCTTTATTTTGGGCTTCGGGCCCTGACCCACGCACGCTGGATCGCCGACCTGCCCACCTCGCGCATCGCCAGTGCGGCGCAGGGGTATCTCGAACTTGAAGGCAACGCCGACCTGCTGCCCGGCCCACAGATCATCTCGCCGCTGAGCCACACCCCGTGCGCGTGGTGGTGGTTTCGTATCGAGAAGAAGGTGACGCGCTACCGCAACGGACGTCGCGAAACACGCTGGCAAACCCTTGATCACCGCCAATCGGACGAGCTGTTCCTACTACGCGACGGCAGCGGCGAGTGCATCGTCGACCCCGACGGCGCGCAGGTGATTCCCAGCCTCAAACGTCGTTGGACCGGCCCCAGTCGCCACCCCGGACCGCCACCGGCCAAGCGCCAGTGGCTGAGCTTCGGCAACTACCGCTTTACCGAACAGTTGCTGCAACTGGGCGACGCAGTCTGCGCGCTGGGTTACTTCCGCACCCAGCACGGCGTCCAGGACTTCGATGAACGCAGCGACGTGCGCCAGTTGCTGGCGAAATGGAAAGCCGACAAAGCCGGCCTGCTGCAACGCTTCGATGCCGACGGGGATGGCGAAATCAGCGTCGAGGAATGGCATTCCGCCCGGCAGGAAGCCCTGAAAACCGTGCGCCAGCAGCATGTCGAGCAGGCCGTCACGCCCGACTTCAACGTACTCGGCGCCCCACCCGACCGCCGTCCGTTTCTGCTCTCGGCCGTTCCGCAGGCGCAAATCCAGGGCCGCAAGCAGTGGCAGGGCTGGGGGCTGGCGGGGGTCAGCATTGCGCTGTTCACGGTATTGGCAACGCTGATTCAGACCCGTCTGGCGATGGCCTGA
- a CDS encoding SDR family NAD(P)-dependent oxidoreductase encodes MLVLITGASAGFGTAIARRYVAEGHRVIITGRRAERLQALAAELGDKAHVEVFDIRAAEAVASLPQRLPEAWQAIDVLVNNAGLALGLEPAQRAELDDWERMVDTNIKGLMHMTRAVLPGMVARGRGHVINIGSTAGEWPYPGANVYGASKAFVRQFSLNLRADLYQTPIRVTNIEPGLAGGTEFSNVRFHGDDDKAATVYADTQPLSAEDVAEAVYWSSALPAHVNVNTLSLTPVVQGFGPVAVHRGKA; translated from the coding sequence ATGCTCGTCTTGATCACCGGTGCCAGTGCCGGTTTCGGCACCGCCATTGCCCGTCGTTATGTTGCCGAGGGCCATCGCGTGATCATCACCGGGCGCCGCGCTGAGCGCTTGCAGGCGCTGGCCGCCGAGTTGGGCGACAAGGCACACGTTGAGGTCTTCGACATTCGCGCTGCCGAGGCGGTGGCCAGCCTACCGCAGCGGCTGCCCGAGGCGTGGCAGGCCATCGACGTACTGGTGAACAACGCCGGTCTGGCGCTGGGTCTGGAACCTGCACAGCGCGCCGAGCTGGACGACTGGGAACGCATGGTCGACACCAACATCAAGGGGCTGATGCACATGACCCGCGCGGTGCTGCCGGGCATGGTGGCGCGCGGTCGGGGGCACGTGATCAACATTGGTTCGACGGCCGGAGAGTGGCCGTATCCCGGCGCCAATGTGTACGGCGCCAGCAAGGCGTTCGTGCGGCAGTTCTCGCTGAACCTGCGGGCCGATCTGTACCAGACGCCGATTCGCGTGACCAACATCGAGCCGGGTCTGGCCGGCGGCACGGAGTTTTCCAACGTGCGCTTTCACGGCGACGACGACAAAGCCGCGACGGTGTACGCCGACACCCAGCCGCTGTCCGCCGAGGATGTGGCCGAAGCGGTCTACTGGAGCAGCGCGCTGCCCGCACACGTCAATGTCAACACGCTGTCGCTGACGCCGGTGGTGCAGGGTTTTGGGCCGGTGGCCGTGCATCGCGGCAAGGCGTGA
- a CDS encoding alpha/beta hydrolase has product MQRLILTVILALGLSSCAGTAALNSFTPDSGYTVATNLPYQKGSGLRLDVYTPTESDNAPVVVFFYGGRWTDGAKDEFKFVGEALASRGYVAVIADYRKYPAVRFPAFVEDAAKAVKWAHDNVAQYGGDPGKLFVMGHSSGAHMAAMLAMNGKYLEAEGGSRQWLRGMIGLAGPYDFMPISAPDLRDLFGPPDRFEQSQPIFFADGRNPPLLLIHGEDDDVVWVKNSRNLAQAVGNAGGAVETIIYPKLGHRLIIANIARPLRGRSDVLDNISEFINRRANETPRVRGPGVQTTPIDL; this is encoded by the coding sequence GTGCAGAGACTGATCTTGACCGTGATTCTGGCCTTGGGCCTCAGTTCCTGCGCGGGCACGGCGGCGCTCAATTCCTTCACGCCCGACAGCGGCTACACCGTCGCCACCAACCTTCCTTACCAGAAGGGCAGTGGCCTGCGACTCGATGTCTACACCCCGACCGAGAGCGATAACGCGCCGGTGGTGGTGTTCTTCTACGGTGGTCGCTGGACCGACGGCGCCAAGGACGAGTTCAAGTTTGTCGGTGAAGCGCTGGCTTCGCGGGGCTATGTGGCGGTCATTGCCGACTACCGCAAATACCCGGCGGTGCGCTTCCCGGCCTTTGTTGAAGATGCGGCCAAGGCGGTCAAATGGGCCCATGACAATGTCGCCCAGTACGGCGGCGACCCGGGCAAGTTGTTCGTGATGGGGCACTCGTCCGGCGCCCACATGGCGGCGATGCTCGCGATGAACGGCAAGTATCTGGAGGCCGAAGGCGGCTCTCGCCAATGGCTGCGCGGCATGATCGGTCTGGCCGGCCCCTACGATTTCATGCCGATCTCGGCGCCCGACCTGCGCGACCTGTTTGGCCCGCCCGATCGCTTCGAGCAGTCGCAGCCCATCTTCTTTGCCGACGGACGCAACCCGCCGCTGCTGCTCATTCACGGTGAAGACGACGACGTCGTCTGGGTCAAGAACAGCCGTAACCTCGCCCAGGCTGTCGGCAATGCGGGCGGCGCCGTCGAGACCATCATTTACCCCAAGCTGGGCCACCGGCTGATCATCGCCAACATTGCCCGGCCCCTGCGTGGGCGCTCCGACGTGCTCGACAACATCAGCGAATTTATCAATCGGCGGGCCAACGAAACGCCGCGCGTTCGCGGCCCGGGCGTTCAAACCACGCCGATCGATCTGTAA
- the gpmA gene encoding 2,3-diphosphoglycerate-dependent phosphoglycerate mutase: MTRRLVLLRHGQSQWNLENRFTGWVDVDLTEQGRAEARAGGELMKAEGLHFDVAYTSVLTRALRTCWMALDAMDQLWVPTHKSWRLNERHYGALQGLDKAETTAKHGEEQVKIWRRSYDIPPPEMAADDPGHPAQDRRYQSLDASALPGTESLATTLVRVLPYWHDHIAPDLKAGKTVLVTAHGNSLRALYKYLNNVSEAEILEINIPTGIPLLFELDDALKVQSYRYLGDPEAAKRAAEAVANQAKAKA; the protein is encoded by the coding sequence ATGACCCGTCGCCTCGTGCTGCTGCGCCACGGCCAAAGCCAGTGGAACCTCGAAAACCGCTTCACTGGCTGGGTCGATGTTGACCTCACCGAGCAGGGCCGCGCCGAGGCCCGCGCCGGCGGCGAGTTGATGAAAGCCGAAGGCCTGCACTTCGACGTCGCTTACACCTCGGTGTTGACCCGCGCGCTGCGCACGTGCTGGATGGCGCTGGACGCGATGGACCAGCTCTGGGTGCCGACGCACAAGAGCTGGCGCCTTAACGAGCGTCACTACGGCGCGCTGCAGGGTCTGGACAAGGCTGAAACCACCGCCAAGCACGGCGAAGAACAGGTCAAGATCTGGCGCCGCAGCTACGACATTCCGCCGCCCGAGATGGCCGCTGACGACCCCGGCCACCCGGCACAGGACCGGCGTTATCAGTCACTGGACGCCAGCGCGCTGCCCGGCACCGAGTCACTGGCCACCACCCTGGTGCGCGTGCTGCCTTACTGGCATGACCACATCGCGCCCGACCTGAAAGCCGGCAAGACCGTGCTGGTCACCGCCCACGGCAACTCGCTGCGCGCGCTCTACAAGTACCTGAACAACGTCAGCGAAGCCGAGATTTTGGAGATCAACATCCCCACCGGCATCCCGCTGCTGTTCGAGCTGGACGACGCCCTCAAGGTGCAGTCCTACCGCTACCTGGGCGACCCCGAGGCGGCCAAACGCGCGGCCGAAGCGGTGGCCAATCAGGCGAAGGCCAAGGCGTGA
- a CDS encoding inorganic diphosphatase, whose translation MGLTLAPQVPSLGAQMPHPFSVAQPATAPEEFLALIEIPQGSFTKYEIDPASGHVMVDRFQSMAVRYPANYGAVPSSLGDDGDALDVLVLTREPIVPGALIRVRPIGMLNMVDGGEGDEKIIAVPTSAVDPHYDAFRDIDDLAVIERQAIEEFFNVYKNLPKGRKAVVTSGFGNRDAAMTLLRSAIRAHSNPSTPDADGTAR comes from the coding sequence ATGGGATTGACGCTGGCGCCGCAGGTGCCAAGCCTCGGCGCTCAGATGCCCCACCCGTTCTCGGTGGCCCAGCCGGCCACCGCGCCCGAAGAGTTTCTGGCGCTGATCGAGATCCCCCAGGGCAGCTTCACCAAGTACGAGATCGATCCCGCCAGCGGCCATGTGATGGTCGATCGCTTTCAGAGCATGGCCGTGCGCTACCCGGCCAACTACGGCGCCGTGCCGTCCAGCCTCGGGGATGACGGCGACGCGCTGGATGTGCTGGTGCTGACCCGCGAGCCGATCGTGCCCGGCGCACTGATCCGGGTGCGACCGATTGGCATGCTGAACATGGTTGATGGCGGTGAAGGCGACGAGAAGATCATTGCAGTACCGACCTCTGCCGTGGACCCCCACTACGACGCCTTCCGGGACATCGATGACCTGGCGGTGATCGAGCGCCAGGCAATCGAAGAGTTTTTCAACGTCTATAAAAACCTGCCCAAGGGACGCAAGGCCGTGGTGACGTCCGGCTTTGGCAACCGTGACGCGGCGATGACGCTGCTCCGTAGCGCGATCAGGGCCCATTCGAATCCGTCAACACCCGACGCAGACGGTACCGCCCGATAG